In Salinibacterium sp. dk2585, a single window of DNA contains:
- a CDS encoding cell division protein CrgA, protein MAKSTNSTPDSSREVRSGDDAPNPVWFKPIMFGLMLLGLLWIIVYYISQTALPIAELGDGNILVGFGIMFVGFLMTTRWR, encoded by the coding sequence ATGGCCAAGTCGACGAACTCCACGCCCGATTCCTCACGGGAGGTCCGCTCCGGCGACGACGCCCCCAACCCGGTGTGGTTCAAGCCGATCATGTTCGGGTTGATGCTGCTTGGGCTGCTGTGGATCATCGTCTACTACATCAGCCAGACCGCCCTGCCGATCGCGGAACTCGGTGACGGCAACATCCTCGTCGGCTTTGGCATCATGTTCGTCGGCTTCCTCATGACCACCCGCTGGCGCTGA